TACATGTCCGCCGCATCCCCTCGTCCAACGCCATCATTGGGCCGTTGGGACGCGGGTTGCACGGGCGAAAAAACGCCCTGTGGATGACCTGTTGAAAACTTCGCCGGCTAGGCGGTCCTCACCGCCTGCAGGCCGGCGATGCAAGCCTTAGGCAGACCATGGAATTCCGCCCCGTCAATGATCGATTGCAGGTAGGCCCGCGAAGGCAGTGCGTCCGTTCCGTCGGGTACGGCGAAATAGGCCATCGCCTTGACCGCTTCCGAGCCACCTAGCCGCAAGGCCGTGACTTCGCGGATGATTCGCTCGTTGCGCGCCACCGGCGCCTGCGGGTCGTAGCCCTCGTGATAATTGAGTACCGGCAGGTCGTTCGGCGGGATTTCGTAGAGCACCCCCCACACCGCATGGCCGGCTGCCGGCTCGATGCTCGCCGTCGCACACTGCCGCTCGCGCGAGAAGCGCGGAAAGCACAGGCGATAATCCATCACCCGCGCCACGCCGATCGTCCGGAACTCCGGGCACCGCTGCGACATCAGCCCGGGGTTCATGTTGGCGCCGTAGGCGAACAGGATCACGGCTGGCCGCGCTCCTTGCGAAGCTTCGCCCAGTAATCCAGCCGCTTGCGGATTTCGCGTTCGAAGCCGCGGTCGGGCGGGTCATAGAACTGCCGCCGGCCGAGCTGCTCGGGGAAATAATTCTGGCCCGAGAAGGAGTCCGGTTCGTCCGGATCGTAGCGGTAGCCCGAGCCGTAGCCTTCCGACTTCATCAGGTTGGTCGGCGCGTTGAGGATGATCTTGGGCGGCGTCAGCGAGCCGTGCTCCTTGGCCGTCGCCTGCGCCGCGCCGAAGGCTTTGTAGACCGCGATCGATTTCGGCGCGGTGGCGAGATAGACGGCGGCCTCCGCTAGCGCCAGTTCGCCCTCGGGCGAGCCGAGGTAGTCGAACGCGTCCTTGGCGGCGAGCGCGACGACCAGCGCCTGCGGATCGGCGAGGCCGATGTCCTCCATCGCCATCCGCACCAGGCGGCGGCCGATGTAGAGCGGCTGCTCGCCGGCATCGAGCATGCGCGCCAGATAGTAGAGCGCCGCGTCGGGATCGGAGCCGCGCACCGACTTATGCAGCGCCGAGATCAGATTGTAGTGGCCGTCCTGGCTCTTGTCGTAGAGCGGCGCGCGGCGCTGGACGATGGTCTGCAGTTGCTCGGGCGTGAAGATTTCACCGGGCCGCGCGGCGCGCCAGACTTCTTCGGCGAGCGTCAGCGCGGCGCGGCCATCGGCGTCGGCCATGCCGATCAGCATGCCGCGCGCCTGATCGTCGAGCGGCAGCGGACGCGCCTCGATCTCCTCGGCGCGCGCCAGAAGCTTGGCGATCGCCTCCTCGTCGAGCGGCTTGAAGACCAGCACGCGGGCGCGCGACAGGAGCGCGGCGTTGAGCTCGAACGACGGATTCTCGGTCGTGGCGCCGACCAGCGTCACCGTCCCGTCCTCCATTACCGGCAGGAACGAGTCGAGCTGGGCGCGATTGAAGCGATGGATCTCGTCGACGAACAGCAGCGTCCCCTGCCCCGCCTGCCGCCGCCCGCGCGCCACCTCGAACACCTTTTTGAGGTCAGCGACGCCGGAAAATACGGCCGAGATCTGCTCGAAATGGAGATCGGTCTCGCGCGCCAGCAGCCGCGCCACCGTCGTCTTGCCGGTGCCGGGCGGCCCCCAGAAGATCAGCGAGCCGAGCGACCCGGTCGAGAGCATCCGCGTGATGACGCCGTCGGGACCGAGCAGATGATCCTGCCCGACGACGTCGGCGAGCCGCTCCGGGCGGAGACGGTCGGCGAGCGGCCGCGGCGCCGCCTTTTCCAGTCCCGCCGCCTCGAAGAGCGACATCGCGCCGCCTATCCCGCCATGCGCAGGCGGATGGCGCGGCCGTCGCGTTTCACCGTCAGGTCGAAGTAGCGCCGCTTCTCGGACACCGCGTCCTCCAGCGCCTTTGTCGAGTCGATCGTCGTGCCGTTGACGTCGGCGATGACGTCGCCGCGCGCGAAGCCGGCCTCCTGCGCGTTCGACCCTTCGGCAACGTCGCCGACGATGACGCCGCCGGTGCCGCCGTCGTAGTTCAGCTCCTCCGCCACCGCCGGCGACAGGTTGAGCACCGTCAGCCCGGCGAACGCCGTGTCGCCGCCGATCAGGCGTTTGTCACGCGGCGGCACCTCGGGCGCCGCCTCCAGCGCCACTGTCGCGGTGTAGCGCTTGCCGTCGCGAATGACGCCAAGCTTGGTCTCGCCGCCGAGCGGCTTGGTGGCGAGGCGATAGGTCAGCGCGCCCAGATCGTCGACGGTTTCCCCGTCGATCGAGGTGACCAGGTCGCCGACCTTCATGCCGGCCGCCGCCGCCGGCCCGACCGGGGCGACCGAGGCGACGAGCACGCCGCTCGGCGTGTCGAGCTTGAGGCTGGCGGCGAGTTCCGCCGTCACGCTCTGCAACTCGGCACCGAGCCATGGCCGCCGCGGCGCCGCGCCGCTTGCCGCGGCGGACGTGACCGCGCGCACCAGATTGGAGGGGATGGCGAAGCCGATGCCGGACGAGGCGCCGGACGGCGACACGATCATGCGGTTGATGCCGATCAGCCGGCCCTGCATATCGACCAGCGCGCCGCCCGAGTTGCCCGGGTTGATGGCCGCGTCGGTCTGGATGAAGTACTGGTCCTCCGACGGGCTGCCCGGCACGCGCGCGAATGCCGAGACAATGCCGCTGGTCACCGTCTGACCGACGCCGAAGGGATCACCGACCGCCAGCACGAGGTCGCCGACCTCGACCTGATCGGAGTTGGCGAATTCAATGACCGGCAGCGTGCCGGCATTGCCCTTGATCTTCAGCACCGCCAGATCGGAGCGCTCGTCCTTCAGCACGATGTCGGCGGCGAACTCGCGCTTGTCGGAGAGCGCGACCTTCACCTCGTCGGCCTGCTGGATGACGTGGAAGTTTGTCACGATCAGCCCATCGGCGCTGATGATGACACCGGAGCCCAGCGAGCGCTGCACGCGCGTGTTGGTCTGCCCGCCGAACGGATCGCCGAAGAACTGGCGGAAGAACGGATCGGAGAAGAACGGCGACGTCTGCTGCTGGATGGTGCGCGAGGCGTAGACGTTGACCACCGCCGGCGACACGCGCTTGACCACCGGCGCGAACGACAACTGCATGTCGCCCGCACTCGCCGGCACCTGGCGCTCGGCCGCCAAGGCGCCCGCGGCGAGCGGCACGACGAGAAGCGAAAGACCGACGAGGAGTTTGGCCAGCATGCGATTCCTGCCCTGTTACGCGCCCGCTTGTCCGTAACGGGAATGCTACACCAATTGCGGCAGCGGCGAGGCAGTTCGCCTACACCGGGGCGTCACGTTGACCGTTTAGGCTAACGCCGGTTTCCAGCGTTTTCGCATTTTGTTCCGGCAAGGTTCAAGCGGTGCAGCCAGCCATGCGATCGATCCGGCGCCTCCTCGCCCCCGCGGCCCTGACGCTGGCGCTCTGCCTCGCCGCGGTCCGCCCGGCACCCGCCGCCGACGACACCGACGCATTTGTAACCGAGTACCGCGCCTGGGCCGTCGCGGTCCTCACGGCCGTCCACGCCGACACGACGCACGACCAGGATCGGCGGGCGACCTTCGCCGTCCACGAAGACCCGACGAAATACGTGAGGTGCACCTTCCTCGCCGCGGACACGCGCATCCGCTGCGACGCCTCCTCGGGCTACTACACCGCGCCCGCCGGCCAGCCGCGCAAGTATCGTCTCGGCAAGGACCTTCGCGACGCCCTCTATGCGCTGGGCTTCGACCTCGACGACTCCGAAGGCGACTTCCAGACGTTCATCCCGATGACGGGCGCGGACGACATCGCCACCGCCGCCGACGTGGCCTTGCGCACTCTGCACGACATCTACGGCGCCACGAACATCGACGTCGACGCGCCGATCGCGCCGCCGCAGGTGCAGCCGCTGGCGCCGGCGAAATAAAACGCGCGCAGAAGTTGCCTCGGAGCGCGGGACAAGAATATCGTTCTTGTTACGTTCTCATGGCGACCGGCGACAAATATCGCTCTCCTGATCCTGCAGATGGCGCCGGTAACGTCGGTTCGCGCCGATGAACTTGGTGCGTTTGTGGAGCGCTACCGATGTGAAGTGACGGCGCGTCTCGCGATCATTCACGCGACGCCGCCACGGATTCCCGATCGCTTCATCGCGCTGGCAGTGCGCGCCTGGCGCCGGATATGTTCAGTGTCGTGGCCCCGCTCGCCCGCGTGCTCGGCGATCGCCTGCGGACCTGCGCCACAGGCGGATAAGCACGAACAGAAAAGGCGGCCGAAGCCGCCTTTTCGCAAAATCGATGAAGACCTGAAACTTACGCGTTCGCCTCGGCCGGGACGCCCTGCTCGACGCGTTCCGCCGCGTGGCGGGCCTTGTCGGCCGACCCCTTGGCTTCGACGTCGCGATCGACGAACTCGATCACCGCCACCGCCGCGTTGTCGCCATGGCGGAAGCCCGCCTTGAGCACGCGGGTGTAGCCGCCCGAGCGCGCCTTGTAGCGCGGACCGAGCGTGTCGAAGAGCTTCTTGACCGAACCGATGTCGCGGATCTCCGAGACCGCCAGGCGGCGGGCATGGAGGTCGCCGCGCTTGGCGAGCGTCACCAGCTTCTCGACGATCGGGCGCAGGTCCTTCGCCTTGGGGAGCGTCGTGACGATCTGCTCGTGCTGGATCAGCGAGGACGCGAGATTCGCGAACATCGCCTTCCGGTGGCTGGCCGTGCGGCTGAACCGGCGACCCTTCTTTCCGTGCATCATGTCACGTCATCCTCAAGTAAACCCCGGCCGAAGCCGGCGGTACTAGTAGTGGTCTTCGTAGCGCTTGGCCAGTTCGTCGATGTTTTCCGGCGGCCAGTTCGGAACTTCCATCCCGAGGTGCAGGCCCATCTGCGCCAGCACTTCCTTGATCTCGTTGAGCGACTTGCGGCCGAAGTTCGGGGTGCGCAGCATCTCGGCTTCGGTCTTCTGGATGAGGTCGCCGATGTAGACGATGTTGTCGTTCTTCAGGCAGTTGGCCGAACGCACCGACAGCTCCAGCTCGTCGACCTTCTTGAGCAGCGCCGGGTTGAAGGCGAGCTCGGGGATCGCGACCTCGGTGGTGACCTTGGCCGGCTCGTCGAAGTTGACGAACACCGAAAGCTGGTCCTGCAGGATGCGCGCGGCGTAGGCCACCGCATCCTCGGCGCGGATCGAGCCGTCGGTCTCCACGCTGAGCGTCAGCTTGTCGTAGTCGAGCACCTGGCCTTCGCGCGTGTTCTCGACGCGGTAGGAGACCTTCTTCACCGGCGAGTACAGGCTGTCGACCGGGATGAGCCCGATCGGCGCGTCTTCCGGCCGGTTGCGGTCGGCGGTGACGTAGCCCTTGCCGGTATCGACCGTGAACTCCATGCGGATCTCGGCGCCTTCGTCGAGGGTGCACAGCACCAGCGACGGGTTGAGCACCTCGATGTCGGAGACGGTCTGGATGTCGCCGGCGGTGACGACGCCCGGGCCCTGCTTGCGCACGACCATGCGCTTCGGACCCTCGCCCTGCATCTTGAGGGCGATCTCCTTGATGTTGAGGACGATATCGGTGACGTCCTCGCGGACGCCCGCGATCGACGAGAATTCATGCAGCACGCCGTCGATCTGGACGGCCTTGACGGCGGCGCCCTGGAGCGAGGAGAGCAGCACGCGGCGGAGCGCATTGCCGAGCGTCATGCCGAAGCCGCGCTCGAGCGGCTCGGCAACGACGGTGGCGAAACGCCGGGCGTCGTTGCTGCCCGGCGAGATTTCGAGCTTGTTCGGCTTGATCAGCTCTTGCCAGTTTTTCTGGATGGTCATGAGCCTGTCCTTTCAATGAGGAGCCGCCGGTCATTGGCGGTTCGCGGCCGCGCCATCAGACGGAGCCGCGTGAAACTGAAAACTCTAACGCTGTGTCCTAGACGCGGCGGCGCTTGCGCGGCCGGCAGCCGTTGTGCGCGATCGGCGTCACGTCGCGGATCGAGGTGATGGTGAAGCCCGCGGCCTGCAGCGCGCGCAGCGCCGACTCGCGGCCCGAACCGGGACCGGAGACCTCGACCTCGAGCGTCTTCATGCCGTGCTCGGTCGCCTTCTTGCCGGCATCTTCCGCCGCCATCTGCGCCGCGTACGGCGTCGACTTGCGCGAGCCCTTGAAGCCCATCAGGCCGGCCGAGGACCACGAGATCGTGTTCCCCTGCGCGTCGGTGATGGTGATCATCGTGTTGTTGAAGCTGGAGTTCACGTGCGCCACGCCCGACGTGATGTTCTTTCGCTCGCGGCGGCGTACGCGGGTAGCATCCTTGCCCATTTCTCGTCCTTAGCTTTCGATCTCAACACCGCCGTAGTGCCAGCGGCTACATCTCGTGGCATCCGGCAGCAGGCATCCGGCAGTCGTGCTGCCGATTGCCGGATGCCTGTTGCCGTTACTTCTTCTTGCCGGCGATCGCGCGGGCCGGGCCCTTGCGCGTGCGCGCGTTGGTGTGGGTGCGCTGGCCGCGCACCGGCAGGCCGCGGCGATGGCGCAGGCCGCGGTAGCAGCCGAGGTCCATCAGCCGCTTGATGTTGATCGCCACCTCGCGACGAAGGTCGCCTTCGACGAGGAAGTCGCGGTCGATCATTTCGCGAATCTGGACGACTTCGGCGTCGGTCAACTGGTTGGTGCGCCGCTCCGCCGGAATCTTCACCGCCTCGACGATCTTCTTCGCCGCCGCCGGGCCGATGCCGTGGATGTACTGCAGCGCGATGATGACGCGCTTGTTGGTCGGGATATTGACGCCTGCGATGCGGGCCAAGGCCTGTCTCTCCACCTGTCAAGCCGCTGAAAACACGGCCTAAAACGCACAATACGGCCCCGGTTACCCCAAAAGGCCACCGGCACCGCAAGGCTTATCTTGCAGAATTGTGCCGGGTAGATAGCGATTCCGCCCTGCCCCGTCAACTGGGGCGCGAGCCGTTTACCCTTGTTTTCCGGCCCCCGCGGCGGCTTTCAGCACCCCCGCGATCGCCGCCGTCACTTCGTCCATCGTTCCCATGCCGTCCACCTGGGAAAGGGCGCCCTTCCCGCGGTAGTAGTCGGCAACCGGCGCGGTCTGCTTCCGGTAGACCGCGATCCGGTTATGGAGGGTCGCGGCGTTGTCGTCCGCCCGCGCCCCGCCTGTCTGTTTTGCCCGGTTTTCGATGCGGTCCTTGAGCATCCCCTCATCGACCGCGATCTCGATAACCCGGTCGAGGTGCAGCCCCCGACCTTTCAAAAGCCCGTCCAGCGCCTCGGCCTGCGCCACCGTGCGCGGGAAGCCGTCGAGGATGAATCCCCGCGCCGCGTCCGGCTTGGCGATGCGATCCGAGATGATCTCGACCATCACATCGTCCGGCACGAGGTCGCCGCGATCCATGATCGCCTTCGCCCGCACGCCGACTTCCGTGCCCGCCGCAGTCGCCGCGCGCAGCATGTCGCCGGTCGAAAGCTGCACGATGCCGTGCTGCTTCACCAGCCGCTCGGCCTGGGTACCCTTCCCCGCGCCGGGCGGCCCGAGCAGCACCAGCCTCATCGCGTCCGGCCCTTGAGCTTCGACTTGCGCACGAGGCCCTCGTACTGATGCGCCAAAAGGTGACCCTGGACCTGCGCCACCGTGTCGAGCGTGACGCTCACCACGATCAGCAGCGAGGTGCCGCCGAAGACGAACGGCACGCCGGTGGCGTTGATCAGGATCTCGGGCAGCAGACAGACGGCCACGAGGTACAGCGCGCCGAGCACCGTGATGCGCGTCAGCACGTAGTCGATGTAGTCGGCGGTGTTCTTGCCCGGGCGGATACCGGGAATAAAGCCGCCGTGCTTCTTGAGATTGTCGGCCGTGTCAGCCGGGCTGAACACCACCGCGGTATAGAAGAACGAGAAGAAGATGATCATGGCGGCGTAGAGCGTCATGTACAGCGGCTGGCCGTTGCCGAGCAGCGCCGTGATGGTGCCGAGCCAGGACGGCCCGGCGCCCGCCGTGAAGTTGGCGATCGTGACCGGCACGAGCAGCAGCGAGGACGCGAAGATCGGCGGAATGACGCCCGAGGTGTTGAGCTTCAGCGGCAGATGCGAAGCCTCGCCCTGGAACATGCGGTTGCCGACCTGCCGCTTGGGATACTGGATGAGCAGCCGGCGCTGGGCGCGCTCGACGAACACGATGAACGCCACGACGCCGATTGCCAGGATGCCGACGGCGAGGATGACGATCGGCGACAGCGCGCCTTCGCGGCCGAGTTCCAGCGTGCCGGTGATGGCATGCGGCAGGTTCGCCACGATGCCCGAGAAGATGATCAGCGACAGGCCGTTGCCGATGCCGCGCGCCGTGATCTGCTCGCCGAGCCACATCAGGAACATCGTGCCGCCGGTCAGCGTCACCACCGTCGTAAAGACGAAGAACAGGCCGGGATGGACGACAATGTTGTTGCCGCCCGACAGGCCGACGGCGATGGCGTACGACTGCACCGCGGCCAGGACCACCGTGCCGTAGCGCGTGTACTGGTTGATGACCTTGCGGCCCGACTCGCCTTCCTTCTTCAGCGCGTCGAGCGTCGGAATGATCGACGTCATGAGCTGCATGATGATCGAGGCGGAGATGTACGGCATGACGCCGAGGGCAAAGATCGCCATGCGGCCGACAGCGCCGCCGGCGAACATGTTGAACATGCCGATGATGCCGCTCTGGTTGGCGGTGAACGCCGCCGCCAGCGCATCGAGGTTGATGCCCGGGATCGGGATGTAGGTGCCGAGGCGATAGATCAGCAGCGCGCCGAGCGTGAACCAGATGCGCTTCTTCAGCGCCTCGGCCTTGGCGAAGGCGCCGAAGTTGAGGTTGGCTGCGAGTTGTTCTGCCGCCGATGCCATGATCGCTCCGTTCCGGCCCTACCCGCTTAGGCCGACTGCTGCTTCTCTGCCTTCGCCCCTACGATGGTCACCGATCCGCCCGCCTTTTCGATGGCCGCGGCTGCCGGTTTCGACACGCCCTCGACCTCGAACTTCACGCTCGCCGTGATCTCGCCGTTGCCCAGGATGCGCACGCCGTGGCGCGCCTTCGAGATGATGCCGGCTTCCTTCAGCACCGCGGCGGTAACCGTCGCCTTGCCGTCGAGCTTGCCGGCGTCGATCGCCTTCTGCACGGTGCCGATCGAGACTTCGTTGTAGTGCAGGGCAAAGATGTTGTTGAAGCCGCGCTTCGGCAAGCGGCGATGCAGCGGCATCTGGCCACCCTCGAAGCCCTTGATCGCAACGCCGGTGCGGGCCTTCTGGCCCTTGACGCCGCGCCCGCCGGTCTTGCCCTTGCCCGAACCGATGCCGCGTCCGACGCGGATGCGATCCTTGGTGGAGCCGGGACGGTCGGCCAACTCGTTGAGTTTCATCGGACTGTTTCCCTACGCCTCGTCGACGACGCGAACGAGATGCTGAACCTTGGCGATCATGCCGCGGACCGACGGCGTGTCGGCGAGCGTCGAGCGGCGGCGGATGCGGTTGAGGCCGAGCCCGATCAGCGTCGAGCGCTGATCTTCCGGCCGCCGGTTGGGGCTGCCGGTCTGCTCGACCGTGATCGTCTTGCCGGTGATGGGCTTGCGGGCCCCGGTTGTCTGCCTGCCCATGACTACGCCTCCACCGTCTCGGCGGTGGCGTCGAAGTCGCGGCGGCGCGACTGCAGCGTCGACACCTTGATGCCGCGGCGAGCCGCCACGCCACGCGGGCTGTCTTCGTTGGTCAGCGCGTTGAAGGTCGCGCGCACCATGTTGTAGGGGTTCGACGAGCCGAACGACTTGGCGACGACGTCCTGGACGCCCAGCGTCTCGAACACGGCGCGCATCGGGCCGCCGGCGATGATGCCGGTGCCGGGAGGGGCAGCGCGGCAGACCACCTTGCCGGCGCCATGACGGCCGTTCACATCGTGGTGAAGCGTGCGCCCTTCGCGCAACGGCACGCGGATCAGCGCGCGCTTGGCGGCTTCCGTCGCCTTGCGGATCGCTTCCGGAACTTCGCGCGCCTTGCCGTGACCGAAGCCGACGCGGCCCTTCTGGTCGCCGACGACGACGAGCGCGGCGAAGCCGAAGCGCCGGCCGCCCTTCACCACCTTGGCGACACGGTTGATGTGGACGAGCTTGTCGACGAACTCGCTGTCTTCGCGATCGCGACCGCCGCGTTCACCCCGTTCGCGCTGCTGTGGTTCTCTTGCCATTGTGTCTGTCCGATATCGTTGTCTGGGTGGCCTTAATCAAGGGCGATCAGAAATTGAGGCCGCCCTCACGGGCCCCGTCGGCCAGCGCCTTCACGCGGCCGTGAAAGAGATAGCGGCCGCGGTCGAAGACCACGTCCTTGACGCCGGCCTTGGTGGCGCGCTCGGCGAGGAGCTTGCCGACCGCGGTCGCGGCAGCGACGTCCGCGCCGCTCTTCAAGGTCGTCTTGAGCTCGGCCTCGCGCGAGGAGGCGGCGGCGAGCGTCTTGCCGGCGACGTCGTCGATCACCTGCGCGTAGATGTACTTCGACGAGCGGAAGATCGAGAGACGGACGCGCCCGTGCGACGCCTTCTTGACGGCGGCACGGACACGGAAAATGCGGCGATCGGTATTGGTGAGAGCCATGGCGGTTACTTCTTCTTGCCTTCCTTGCGGAAGATGTACTCGTCGGAATATTTCACGCCC
The sequence above is drawn from the Bauldia sp. genome and encodes:
- a CDS encoding gamma-glutamylcyclotransferase family protein is translated as MILFAYGANMNPGLMSQRCPEFRTIGVARVMDYRLCFPRFSRERQCATASIEPAAGHAVWGVLYEIPPNDLPVLNYHEGYDPQAPVARNERIIREVTALRLGGSEAVKAMAYFAVPDGTDALPSRAYLQSIIDGAEFHGLPKACIAGLQAVRTA
- a CDS encoding replication-associated recombination protein A; protein product: MSLFEAAGLEKAAPRPLADRLRPERLADVVGQDHLLGPDGVITRMLSTGSLGSLIFWGPPGTGKTTVARLLARETDLHFEQISAVFSGVADLKKVFEVARGRRQAGQGTLLFVDEIHRFNRAQLDSFLPVMEDGTVTLVGATTENPSFELNAALLSRARVLVFKPLDEEAIAKLLARAEEIEARPLPLDDQARGMLIGMADADGRAALTLAEEVWRAARPGEIFTPEQLQTIVQRRAPLYDKSQDGHYNLISALHKSVRGSDPDAALYYLARMLDAGEQPLYIGRRLVRMAMEDIGLADPQALVVALAAKDAFDYLGSPEGELALAEAAVYLATAPKSIAVYKAFGAAQATAKEHGSLTPPKIILNAPTNLMKSEGYGSGYRYDPDEPDSFSGQNYFPEQLGRRQFYDPPDRGFEREIRKRLDYWAKLRKERGQP
- a CDS encoding Do family serine endopeptidase; this encodes MLAKLLVGLSLLVVPLAAGALAAERQVPASAGDMQLSFAPVVKRVSPAVVNVYASRTIQQQTSPFFSDPFFRQFFGDPFGGQTNTRVQRSLGSGVIISADGLIVTNFHVIQQADEVKVALSDKREFAADIVLKDERSDLAVLKIKGNAGTLPVIEFANSDQVEVGDLVLAVGDPFGVGQTVTSGIVSAFARVPGSPSEDQYFIQTDAAINPGNSGGALVDMQGRLIGINRMIVSPSGASSGIGFAIPSNLVRAVTSAAASGAAPRRPWLGAELQSVTAELAASLKLDTPSGVLVASVAPVGPAAAAGMKVGDLVTSIDGETVDDLGALTYRLATKPLGGETKLGVIRDGKRYTATVALEAAPEVPPRDKRLIGGDTAFAGLTVLNLSPAVAEELNYDGGTGGVIVGDVAEGSNAQEAGFARGDVIADVNGTTIDSTKALEDAVSEKRRYFDLTVKRDGRAIRLRMAG
- the rplQ gene encoding 50S ribosomal protein L17, yielding MMHGKKGRRFSRTASHRKAMFANLASSLIQHEQIVTTLPKAKDLRPIVEKLVTLAKRGDLHARRLAVSEIRDIGSVKKLFDTLGPRYKARSGGYTRVLKAGFRHGDNAAVAVIEFVDRDVEAKGSADKARHAAERVEQGVPAEANA
- a CDS encoding DNA-directed RNA polymerase subunit alpha, yielding MTIQKNWQELIKPNKLEISPGSNDARRFATVVAEPLERGFGMTLGNALRRVLLSSLQGAAVKAVQIDGVLHEFSSIAGVREDVTDIVLNIKEIALKMQGEGPKRMVVRKQGPGVVTAGDIQTVSDIEVLNPSLVLCTLDEGAEIRMEFTVDTGKGYVTADRNRPEDAPIGLIPVDSLYSPVKKVSYRVENTREGQVLDYDKLTLSVETDGSIRAEDAVAYAARILQDQLSVFVNFDEPAKVTTEVAIPELAFNPALLKKVDELELSVRSANCLKNDNIVYIGDLIQKTEAEMLRTPNFGRKSLNEIKEVLAQMGLHLGMEVPNWPPENIDELAKRYEDHY
- the rpsK gene encoding 30S ribosomal protein S11, coding for MGKDATRVRRRERKNITSGVAHVNSSFNNTMITITDAQGNTISWSSAGLMGFKGSRKSTPYAAQMAAEDAGKKATEHGMKTLEVEVSGPGSGRESALRALQAAGFTITSIRDVTPIAHNGCRPRKRRRV
- the rpsM gene encoding 30S ribosomal protein S13, which codes for MARIAGVNIPTNKRVIIALQYIHGIGPAAAKKIVEAVKIPAERRTNQLTDAEVVQIREMIDRDFLVEGDLRREVAINIKRLMDLGCYRGLRHRRGLPVRGQRTHTNARTRKGPARAIAGKKK
- a CDS encoding adenylate kinase, which gives rise to MRLVLLGPPGAGKGTQAERLVKQHGIVQLSTGDMLRAATAAGTEVGVRAKAIMDRGDLVPDDVMVEIISDRIAKPDAARGFILDGFPRTVAQAEALDGLLKGRGLHLDRVIEIAVDEGMLKDRIENRAKQTGGARADDNAATLHNRIAVYRKQTAPVADYYRGKGALSQVDGMGTMDEVTAAIAGVLKAAAGAGKQG
- the secY gene encoding preprotein translocase subunit SecY; translated protein: MASAAEQLAANLNFGAFAKAEALKKRIWFTLGALLIYRLGTYIPIPGINLDALAAAFTANQSGIIGMFNMFAGGAVGRMAIFALGVMPYISASIIMQLMTSIIPTLDALKKEGESGRKVINQYTRYGTVVLAAVQSYAIAVGLSGGNNIVVHPGLFFVFTTVVTLTGGTMFLMWLGEQITARGIGNGLSLIIFSGIVANLPHAITGTLELGREGALSPIVILAVGILAIGVVAFIVFVERAQRRLLIQYPKRQVGNRMFQGEASHLPLKLNTSGVIPPIFASSLLLVPVTIANFTAGAGPSWLGTITALLGNGQPLYMTLYAAMIIFFSFFYTAVVFSPADTADNLKKHGGFIPGIRPGKNTADYIDYVLTRITVLGALYLVAVCLLPEILINATGVPFVFGGTSLLIVVSVTLDTVAQVQGHLLAHQYEGLVRKSKLKGRTR
- the rplO gene encoding 50S ribosomal protein L15, producing the protein MKLNELADRPGSTKDRIRVGRGIGSGKGKTGGRGVKGQKARTGVAIKGFEGGQMPLHRRLPKRGFNNIFALHYNEVSIGTVQKAIDAGKLDGKATVTAAVLKEAGIISKARHGVRILGNGEITASVKFEVEGVSKPAAAAIEKAGGSVTIVGAKAEKQQSA
- the rpmD gene encoding 50S ribosomal protein L30, with the translated sequence MGRQTTGARKPITGKTITVEQTGSPNRRPEDQRSTLIGLGLNRIRRRSTLADTPSVRGMIAKVQHLVRVVDEA
- the rpsE gene encoding 30S ribosomal protein S5 → MAREPQQRERGERGGRDREDSEFVDKLVHINRVAKVVKGGRRFGFAALVVVGDQKGRVGFGHGKAREVPEAIRKATEAAKRALIRVPLREGRTLHHDVNGRHGAGKVVCRAAPPGTGIIAGGPMRAVFETLGVQDVVAKSFGSSNPYNMVRATFNALTNEDSPRGVAARRGIKVSTLQSRRRDFDATAETVEA
- the rplR gene encoding 50S ribosomal protein L18 — protein: MALTNTDRRIFRVRAAVKKASHGRVRLSIFRSSKYIYAQVIDDVAGKTLAAASSREAELKTTLKSGADVAAATAVGKLLAERATKAGVKDVVFDRGRYLFHGRVKALADGAREGGLNF